In Bdellovibrionales bacterium, the sequence TGCCATAAATTGAAAGCGCACCTTTTCGCTCACCTTCATGGACAAGGTGCCTGCCGCAGGCTTGGTCTTTTTTAGCGCTGCATTTTCTGCTCGTAATCGTTCAAGTTCAGCTTTGATATCTTCTGACATAAATACCTCTCTCATTTTGCGAGTATTATGGGGAGCAGATTGTTCTTTGGTCAACTTGTGTGTTTATGTCTCGCTTAGCCAAAAACCTAATATACATTTTTCCCGCGCGATTTGCCGTTGGGTTCCGCCGCTCTACGGCTCCACCAGCTTTCGCCTTCGCGTGAGTCGCAGTCGCGACGGCAAGCAGCCCAAAACCAGACCATATGCGGGGCTCGTCAAGCATAGAATGTCTTGTCCAGCGCAAATGTTGTGTGAAGAAAATGATTTGGCACCAGGTCTTTTAGAAACTGGAGAGAAGGGGAGAGAAACCTTTACCCCTTAGAATTATCTCTGTTGAAAAAATCTGTCTAATGCGGTACATCATCGGCGCTTCGATAGCCAAAATTATTATTTTTTTTTGAGTTAATAATTACAATCGCCACGTATGGTTTGCTCAAAAGTGGGTATCATCAGAAAGTCGAAGCAAACAATAGATTTTTAATTGTTGAAATTTATCGGACGGCGGGTTCGCCGCCAGGGGTGGGGAACATGAATAGGACGAGTGTCCTCTTGGCGTTGGTTTTGTTCTATCATACTATCATGCACCTATCTTTCCAGGCTTCAGCTGAACCTACTGAAAGAGTGGATGTTGTGATTATTGGAGCTGGGGCTTCAGGTTTGACTGCAGCCAAAGAATTTAGCGACGAAAATATTTTCTACACTGTTTTGGAAGCCTCTCCTCGCGTTGGAGGAAGAATTAGAACTGACCCGTTCCCGTTTGGTTTAAATATTATTTCAAATGCGGGCGCCGAGCTGATAGATAGTACTCATTGCGACGCTATTAGCCTCATAGAGGGACTGGGTTGTGAGTTGTGGAACGGCCAAGAAATGGCCTCGATATTTTTGAAATAAAGGGTCAGTTCTATAATTGGGCGGATTTGATTGAAGAAATATTTACTACTGAATTGAATGCGCTCAGCAAGATTCAGCAAATAATCTCTGCAGCTCAGAGTAGTTTGCAAGAACACCGTGAGTTAGACGAGAAGAGCGCAGCTAGCGTCCTCCTTCTAATTGAGAACGCACCGCTTTTGAAAGGGCTCATCGAAACTTTTCTGTTATCTGAATACGGTCTCCCGCTTTCCCAGCTCTCAGGGGCGATTCTTTCCGAAGTGATTCACATTGATATGGAAGGCAAAAGGATTGGACTCCTTCCCCAGAACGATGAAAGGTATATTGTAAAGGGCGGAACACAGATTTTTATTGATCGACTTTCAGATCGCTTGGGAAGGCAGATTCGGCTTAACCACCAGGTTACGGACATTATGGAAAACAGCGATGGGAGTTTTTTGGTTCGATACGAGAACGGCGGAATAACAAAAGACATCCAAACTAAAATCTTGGTATCTTCAGTCCCGTCATTTCAGTTTGTTAATATAAATCTACATGGTGATTCGTTCAACGGGATAAAGGTGGAAAAGGCAAAACAATTTGCTAGCAACGGCAAACTCATTCTTTATTTCTCAAAACGAATTTGGGAAGACTACAATATTTCTGGTAACGGAATGCTTGAAATGTTTTCTGCGCAAATGTGGGATAGTTCAGTTTTACAAAATACCTCATTTGGAAGTCTAACCCTTTATTTTTCAGACAAAATTCTCGAAACAAGTTCAGATGATGAAAGACTCTTATTATCAAAACGGATCCTCCGTGAACTTGAGAGAATAGTTCCAGGAATAACTCAGTATTTTATTCACGCACGTTACTACTCTTGGCCGTCTTCCTATTCAGATGCTCCTCGCCCAGGAGAAAAATGCTCCAAAAAAATGTCGTTTCTCGGACTGGTCGATTTTTTAGAATCGGAGAAGAGCATGACGATCTATCACAGGGATATGTTAATGGCGCCGTTCGCTCAGCGAAGACAGTAGTGAAAAATGTCCTTGATTCTCTAGGCTTGCACAAAATTTCTACCTGTCGATCGGCGATCGGCGATCGGCGTTGAAATCCGTTGAACATCGGACTTGCTTTCCGTTTCAAATCTCTTGCAGACTTTACAGACTCATTGATTTATTTGCGCAATCACCTTGCCAGATGGGACCCAGTTCTGACCCAAGCTGACCCAAGAAGGCCCAAATGGGGCTCAAACAGGTACCTGTCTAAGGCTTGTACATTCCTGGGGGATGGCACCTATTTCGTTCTAGCGCCCAAAACGACCAGAGGCCGGGCTTCTTGGGATATTTTGACGCCATCATAACGAATGGCATATTTTTAGCATTGAAATTGTCTCGTAGCTGCTCTATCAAGAGGAGTTGAGGCAGCGAAAGAGGTAGGCTGTTATGAAATTCATTTCAAGATCTCTTTTTTTGCGCGCTTTCGCTCTTGCGTCTCTATCCTTCTCACCCGTCGCATCGATCGCTCAGTCAAACCCGACCCTACCCCCTGGAGATTACGTTTACAATCCAACGACCGGTTCCTATGTTCCATTTGGCGGAGATCCAAACAGGAAGCGCACAGGCTTTGTGGAAGACGGCATTTCCGGTCGCTTTGCTGGGCAGTCGGATTCCAGAGTCGGTAACTTCGGACAGGATTGCGAAAACACTCCTGGTCTTTCTAAGAACGCCCGCCAAATCGAACAAGTGGGCCGGTTCATCAAAACAAAAATCGTCGGAAAGGACGGTCGCTGCCCGCTAAGATACGGGCCGGATGCAACAGACGCGGATCGGGCAATGTATGGGACGGGCCAGGTTTTCGATGACGAGGGCCAGTGCGGCCCTAAGGTGAAGGGCGTCGCAAAATGTGTTGGAACCGGGCATCTGGTTCATAACACGGATTTGGTTATTACAAGCGCTCATAATTTTGGGTACGGTGAGAATCGAGAGCGTCTAGCTGATCCGAGAAAGGGTTTCACCTTCACCACTAGAGTGTGGAGTCCAAAAACCGGAGGATATGTCATTCGTAGCTTTAAGGTGAAGGACGTTTTTTTCGGAACTGATGATCCGGGTCGATATCCACATTTGGATTACGCTTTTCTTCGCTTAGAGGAAGATGTCGGCAAGGTGGTGGATGGTCTTCCTGTACCCAAAAAATATCAGATCAATCCGTTGCCATTTAGAATTGTTGACAAGAGTAGAGCGCCCAATGTTGCCATGACAGCAGGGTACAATAAGGAAACGAAGGACTTCTCGAAGAATTGTGCGCCGTTTAGTCTTACGACAGCTACAAACGATGACCGCTTAGCGGAGGATCGAATTGATAGTCCTGAGAGTTTGTATTTTCATAAAGGAGACACTCTAGGAGGTGCTTCTGGTTCTGCAATCGCCCTTCTCGATGAGTCCGGCAAGCCCTATTATGCAGCTCTTCATAAGGGTTGGGATGATGGCGGAAGCTTGGGCCGTTCGAGATCAGGAGCAAGAGAATCTCAAGCAGAAAATCCCGAGGACGCTCCTGGTAGGATCGCTCGGAGAAATGTTGCTATCAAAGCCAGCACGTTCTACAAATCCTCTATGGATTTTGCGCGAGACGGAGCCCGCTGAAACAAAGGGCACCTAGGACTTTCAACTTTTGTCTGAGAAAAGGATTCCTAACTCGCTTCCATGCGTCTGGGCGATGTCCCTTTCAGATATGCTATTCATCACGTCTAAATAGAACGAAATTTTTATCAATTGAGTTTATCTCATTGAAACAATTGATTTTATTTCTGGATCTAAGTCCTAAAGTGAAACAAGTGGGATGCCGATAAGATACAGTTGATAGGAATTGGTGAGGTATTGACTCAGCACCTGAACCTTGCTTTTTAGGTCTTGCCGAAGGGATGTATTTGGTAACGCTCTCTTTTTCTCCAATAAGATTGAGTCTTCTGTTTTCTATTATATGTTGCTCTGGTCGAGCCTTCGGCCTTTCCTGCCCAATGGGCTACCGCGCTCAATCCTCCCCAATTGAATGCGTCAGGATTGATGGGAAGAGTCGTTTCGTACTGAGTAGCGAAGCTCTTGTTTTTTATAGACAGTACGTTTTACCTTGTGAGGCCGTTCTTGCCACTTACCCCGAATGTGGAAAGTACTGGTATAAATTCGCTTTGTTACAGGAAGCTAATTATTTACCAGAGCCTGCTTCGACGAAAGCACCTCCAAATGAAACCGAAAATGACTGCAAATTTGGCCAATCCTGCTCAGCGACCGAATCCGCCTCCACCCAACCCCCCACCAAGCCAACCAATATTGGCGGCGGCAGCAGCGGTGGCAATCGCCCCACCAAAACCACCACAGGAAAAACGGATTCCTC encodes:
- a CDS encoding FAD-dependent oxidoreductase; the encoded protein is MNRTSVLLALVLFYHTIMHLSFQASAEPTERVDVVIIGAGASGLTAAKEFSDENIFYTVLEASPRVGGRIRTDPFPFGLNIISNAGAELIDSTHCDAISLIEGLGCELWNGQEMASIFLK
- a CDS encoding FAD-dependent oxidoreductase, whose translation is MERPRNGLDIFEIKGQFYNWADLIEEIFTTELNALSKIQQIISAAQSSLQEHRELDEKSAASVLLLIENAPLLKGLIETFLLSEYGLPLSQLSGAILSEVIHIDMEGKRIGLLPQNDERYIVKGGTQIFIDRLSDRLGRQIRLNHQVTDIMENSDGSFLVRYENGGITKDIQTKILVSSVPSFQFVNINLHGDSFNGIKVEKAKQFASNGKLILYFSKRIWEDYNISGNGMLEMFSAQMWDSSVLQNTSFGSLTLYFSDKILETSSDDERLLLSKRILRELERIVPGITQYFIHARYYSWPSSYSDAPRPGEKCSKKMSFLGLVDFLESEKSMTIYHRDMLMAPFAQRRQ